GATGTAATTGATCATACCAACGTGATGGATGATGAGTTTACTTATCGTGAGCCACAGCGCGGTAGCGGCGACTGGCGATTTGGGTCTCAGGTCATTGTGGGGGAGAGCCAGGTTGCGGTCTTCGTTCGTGGGGGTGAAGCCCTTGATGCGCTTTCAACTGGCCGCCATACGCTTTCTGTGGCAAATATTCCCATCCTTGCCGGGCTGATTGGTCTGGCGACGAGTGGTCGTACACCCTTTACAGCGGATCTCTACTTTATCAATTTGAAGGATATGCCCCAGATTGGTTGGGGAACGAACCCGCCGATTCCGTTAGAGACACCTGGTAAGGGTATGGGGGCTGTTTTGCTGAGTACCCATGGTACGATGAACATCTCCATTTCGGACCCAATGCGCTTTTTGAAGAAGTTCGGCATTGGTAAACCCATCACACGCGTGGGCGATCTTAAGAACGCATTGCAAACCAAGTTGTTAGGCGAGCTCACTGTCCTGCTGATGGGCTCCGGCGTGCAAAGTGTGCCCGAAGCGAACGGCTTCTTAAGCGATGTCGAAGGTGCAACACTTTCCGCATTGAGCCAGCAGTTCGAAGATGAATTAGGCATTCAATTGAAGTCTCTTGATGCCAATCCGTTCCAGGCCAAGCAGGCTTCGCCAGATGAATTGATGAATTACGTCAGCCTTGAAAATTACGAGCGCATTAAACGACTGCAAATTGCAGAAACAGCGGCAGGTAATGAAGGCCTTGCTGGTGGTCTGGCGGGTGCTGGTGTCGGCTTTGGCGTTGGGCAGAATATTGGCGCAGCCTTGAACCCAGATGCGGCTCAGCAACAAGCAATGCAACAGCAGCAGATGATGATGCAACAGCAAATGATGATGCAGAAAATGATGGAAATGATGGGCAACCAGGGCGGGAATACGGCCCCGGCTGCGCCTGCTGCAACGGGCAGTGCGCCACAAACCAAGGCGGAAATTCAGGCGGCGATTGATCAGTTGGACATCCGCTTGATGAATGGTGAAATTTCCGAAGCAGCCTATACACGCTTGCTGGAAAAATGGCAGGCGCGCTTGAACGAGATGTAGCCAACAGTGGCTAAAAGTGTATCAGCAAAAGGGCACAGAACGTGCCCTTTTTTGTTAGGCACTTCAGTGAGTTGAGTGCCGAAGGCACGAAACAGAAAACCACCCGCTATGCGGGTGGAGAAGAAAAGCCTTATAGGAAAAGAAAATCACTCCCGTTAGGATGGCAGTGTTCAAGCCGCCAACTCTATAACGAGGAGTGAAATCCATGAGCAAAAGTCTAGCACACACGAAATGGATGTGTAAGTATCACATCGTGTTCACGCCCAAGTACCGACGGAAAGTAATCTACAACCAGTACAAAGCCAGTATTGTGGAGATATTGAAGGATTTGTGCAAGTGGAAAGGCGTGGAGATCATAGAGGGAAACGCCCGAATCGATCACATCCATCTGTTAGTATCGATCCCACCCAAATATAGCGTGTCGGTTATCATGGGCTATCTGAAAGGCAAGAGTGCCACGATGATCTTTGACCGCCATGCGAATCTAAAATACAAGTTCGGGAATCGGCATTTCTGGGCGCGAGGCTACTACGTAAGCACAGTAGGACTGAATGAAGCGACGATCGCAAAGTACGTGCGTGAGCAAGAGAAACACGATCAAATGATGGATCGGATCAGCACAAAAGAGCATGACGACCCCTTTAGGGGTTAGCCAGGTAATCGATGCATCGGCTTGAACGCAGTGAAAGAGCACCTTGAGGTGCAGCAAGTGCCAAGCCCTTATAGGGCTGGATCAAGCCACCCGCTATGCGGGTGGTCTTGACTACTGGAATCGCTTAGGGTAGGGTGATTGTTCCTAGGCTCAGCGCGTCCCCGCCTGCATCGGCTGTGAGGCGTATGCCATTTTCTTGTTCGTACAAGCCTAGCAGAAGCTCATAGTCCCCGGCAGGGATGTTGGCAATATCAATCGTATAGATGTCTCGATAAATCTGGCCCGGTTGCCATGTCGTGGTTGCTGCGCCCCCATCCTGCGGCTCCTGGTCATCCTGTGCCCACAGCGGCCCGCCTGTGGCTGGGTTCACATCCCCAACAAGGTGAACGAAACCTTTTAAAGGCGTCTCTGTTGACTGCAGAGCTTCCCAGTAGACCCATACTGTGATTGTCTGATTGCTATCTGGCGGGAATATCCGCGCGCCATGCACCAGGGCTGTTTCTTCAAACTGCGCGGATGGTCCGTCCGGCACTTCATCAGGGGCGACATCCCAGGGCAAATATAATTGCACGTCAATACCGCCTGGGGCCGCTACCAACGCACGTTGCATATGTGTATTAAGCCAATTTTCTATGACATTGCGGTTGGGCCATTCCGGGTTTGTGCGTGCGACGATCCAATAACGATCATATGTGGCAAGGCCTTCTGCGAGGATTGCCTCGATAGCTGAGGTCTCGTGCTCCTTGTTAAAAGGTAAGCCCATTTCATCAGTGGGATTGCCTGTTTGCTGATAGTAATAGCCAAACCCGGCGTCGCTCGTCGTCTGGATGATGAGATCATCCGATTGCGTCATGTGGTCCAGATAGGTGGCGACGCTGCGCCATTCATCGACTTTATAGAAGGTTGCATCGTGAAAGTGATTGTTCAGGCTGACGAGAGAGAGGGCCACCCATACACTGATAAGTAGGCCCCCCAACCAGCGTGTTGGCTTGGTGGTCATTAATTCAGTGGATGTGATCGTAATGAGCAGCAAAATCGCTGGAACAATGCCCAGGATGTAACGTGGAGCATAAACGGGCAAAAATGATGAGACGATTGAAATAGCAATCACAGGCACGACGATGAGCGCGCCCAGGAAGATGGCAACGCGTCTATTCTTGCGTGCGATGTAGACCATGCAAAGGATGAGTATGACCAGGAGGATGGGAGCAATCCCGCTCATAAAATCTGCGGGGAGCGTCTGACCAAATGATAAGCTGGGTAAGAAGAGCGTCAGCAGCGTTTCTAAGCTGAAACCGCCAGCGGTGCCAGAATACATCTTGCTCTGTCGCAAAATGTTCAGGAAATACAGCAGCCAAAGGGCAAAGGTTCCCCAAATAATAGCCTGAGAGATGATCCATCGCTTAAGGGTGCCTCGCTCACGAATATATGTGACGAGCACATAGACGTTCAGCGCTGCTAAGATGAACATTTCCAGATAGTAAGTGTAGATAGCAATCAGCCCGGCGATGACATAGAGCACCCAATCACGGGGGCGATTGATTGTCAGGGCGCGCACAGCCAACCATATTGCTGTTACACTCATGGCGGGCCAGATGCCATAGTTGCGCGCATCCTGGGCATGCCAGATCTCAAAGGGATGAATCGCCCATAATAATGCGGCCAACAACCCGACACGCTTGCCCCATATGCGCTTGCCTAAAGCATACATCGCCGCGATACCGACTGTGTTCGCCAGTACTGGCAACATACGGATAGCAAGCTCACTCAGCCCGACGAATGCGCCCCAGACGTGATAGAGGGTATATGCCAGCGGCGGATGGGGATCGTTGACAACGAGCGGCGGCTCAATATTCCTATCGGTTGTGGCGTCAGGATCATCAATCTCGATGTTGATGAGTGCACTGCTTAGCGGCTGGATGACCCAATTCTGGACAGTAAAGGCTTCGTCACCACGGAATGGAAGCGCATCAAGGCGATACACTCGCAAGGCAAAACCCAGCAGAATGATCGCCACTAAGATGATGTGTGAATTGTAACGGCGGAGCATAGACTAGATTGTGGCCTGTTCAAATGCCTCAATTTGCTCATCTGTGAGAGGCATTGAGTTTTGTTTCCCGCTGCCAGCATGATCGCGGTTGATGTCTCGCAAGTAGTCTTTAAGGCTGGGCTTCGATTTGGGGTCTGCATACAAAACCGGGATGCTGCTGCCCTCAAGAGTGACCTCAGCCTGACTGTTGATGAAGACGATAATGGGCGTGACTTCGGCCTCAGGTGCGATTTTTGCGAGTTGCTTCTGTACTTTAGCCGCAGCACGTTGGGCATCCATAGTTGGGTTACCAATGCCATCTGCACGCAGAATGCTGCCTAAACGAGATAATATATTCTGGTTCGTCTTCCAGTTATCATCTTTGACGGTGTAGGAACCTTCGTGCCAGCGCGTCGCCATGGCGAAGATGCCCTGCGGACAGATCAGCACATGGCGTGCCGGGAAGTGATAATAGTTATAGAGTATGCTCTTGTTGCTCAGACCCTTTAAGCCGTTTTCTATGGCATCTTCAGGACGCGGTTCACGTGCCCACAGGTTGGTCATGTGGACTGAAACCAGCGTCAGGATGAAAGCAACTGGCAAAATGAGGACTTGCAGGATGAGCAGAATCCCACTGACAGCAGGATCATCCTGAGATGGGCCTTGCAGCAAGAGCAAAAAGCTGCCAACCAGAACGGCCAGCGTGCCCATCATGAGCCAAAAGGCAACCTGGCGATTTCGTTTTGCTAATCGTTTATTGGTAACAATACGCATAAGGTCTACATTCGTCTTGATTTTGTTAAAGAGGGTGGCTGTATATGCCACCCTCGATTAATCAGCTTATTTGCACTGTGTGCTGTAATCTAGCAGGTAGTCAATTGCGGCGTCGTTATCGGTTTCGTTCGCTTCGCTGACCGTGTTATACGGGTCAATCGTGAATACCATCCGATGGGATTCGTTGACGTACGCGCTCGGCGCACGGAAGTTGGTGATATTCACGGTGAGCGTTTCGCCTGGCGGTATTGGCGGAAGGTCGAATTCTCGCGTGAAGATCGTCGTGCCCGTGCGAATATGGAAGTCCTGGACTCTCATGGTCGTCAAAGGCGTTTCTTCGAAGCCTTCGTTATGGACGGAGTACTGCAAGCGATATGTGAATTTGCATAGGATTTTATCGGAGCGGTTGCCTTCGCCATCCAGCAGTCGGGGCGTGCCAGAAATGTAAAGGTTCGCATTCAGGGTTGCTTCATCGCCTGAGCGTGGCACAAAGTAGCTGATGAACCCCTGATGCGTCATTTCTGCACAGACAAGCTCGCCATAACGAACACTTGGCAGCAGACGCCATTCACGCGGCGCTCCGTAGGCGATGCCGATAATGGCTGAATTTAGGTCGGCTTGTTCGGGGCGGATACAATGCGTCACGGGAACGACCAGCTCTTCGGATGATGACCCGCTCAGGAAGTTGCCTGTGCCGAAGATGTCATATAGGACGCCGCGGCGATTATAGGATGGCACGTCTTCCGGAACTTCGTCGAAGTTGGTGATTGTCCCTGGCGAGAATGCGCCGACGTCTGCACGGCAATGCAATTCAAAGCGGCCTTCACCAGTCACGCGGATGTCTTCTGTGTCATAGAAGAGAAGCTCACCGCAATAACCGTACCGTGTCAGGACGCTGGTATCTACAGATTCCTGGGAGACCATCTGTACGCCAATTGGTACGTCGCGAGCGCTGACAGGCACAACCGGAACAGTTCCATCTGCATTTGTGGTGCCAGGGGCAGCGACGGTACCTTCGCCCTGGGTGACTTCTGCCGTAATACGCGCAACACCACCCATACTGATATTCACAGGGGAGGAGCCATCGCCAGGGCCGAAGACCTGTGCAGAGGATAGATTTGATAGGTCGAATGTGGTGCCTGGCGTCCAACCCCAGTAGGTGAGGACGGAAGAGCCGGAATTATCTCCGAAGAAGTGGAAGCCAGTGGGCAGGTAAAATCCAACCCATACGACAGGGGCATTGACGGTCACGGGGTCTGGTAAAGCAACCCGGACTGTACCTGTGCCGCTGATCTGGACACTTTGACGGCTGAGGAGCGTTGCATTCGACGGTGAGCCACCATCGCTATCCGCGTAAACCACAGCGTCGACTGTGCCGCCAGCGAATTGCTCCACGCCGATGCTGATCGCATCCAGCGTAACCGGTAAGGTAATGCCACGGCTGTTGAGATCAAAGCCGTTTATGATGAGGGTCGATTCCCCCTCGATAAACCATGATGAATTGCCATCCCCAGAATTGTTGGTCAGGGTGATGTCACCTGCCTGAACTGGTAATAGCCCCATAAAGAAAACCAGCAGGCTAAGGGTAATGGTTATCGGGTAAACGCGTGGGCGCATGATCAACATCCCTCGTTGCGCGGGCAAATTTTAATAGCGCTCCGTATTGTAGGGTGAATTGGCGGCTCGGTCAAGCAGTTGTGTACCCCCGTACTGGTCCATAAAACAGTTTGGCGTCTGCTGGATGAGCATGTTTGTGATGAGGGTAGCCATGATCGTTTCATAGGACTATAATCCCCTCGACTTTCCACAAGTGGAGCACAACATGGGTAGTGAGTTCTTATTAGTCGCTTTTCTTTTGCTTGCCGGTATGGGGGTGTACTGGACGATGGTTTTGTTCCCTCGTCAGCGCGACTTCCAGCGGCGGCAGGATATGGCCCGTTCCCTTTCAGAGGGGGATGAAGTCATTACGGGTGGTGGACTCGTTGGGCGTGTGAAGAGAATTGACAGCGAACATGGTGTGGCCTATGTGGAAGTCGCAGAAGGTCTTGAAGTACGTGTGCTGACGGCAGCGCTTGTCGATCGTTACGATCCGGAAGAAGTTGCACGCAACATTCGGTTAGCCAAGGGTGAGGACGAGAATGCCGTCCCCCGGCAAACTGTCTAGACCTTATTCGGTAGTTTGTTGGCCCCGAGAGGGGCTTTTTTGAGGGAAGGTATATCATTACATGAGTCAACATTTGCGTTGGTTGGTCTTCATTTTTGTGTTGGCCATTTTTTGCTTATACGTAGCGTTGCCTGCAGAGACCAAAGGTGTAACGCCTGATGATCCAATCTGTGAAGAATGGAAACGCGACGAAACGACTTTCACAGGTGATGTGCGTTGTACCGAAAATATCGTTCTAGATCTCCAGAACGATAATCAGCCAGAATTCCAACTGAATGTCACGCAGAGCCTGGGCCTCGACTTGGTCGGCGGGCTGCGTGTCCTGCTTGAGGCGGATTTGCCGCCTGATGCATTCAGTGCTGAGGACCTGGCAGAGACGGCCAACAACGTCGACCGCCGTGTAAATGCATTGGGACTGACAGAAGCCACTATTCAGGTTCAGGGCGCCAATCGCATTCTTGTTGAGCTACCTGGTGTCCATGACCGTGAACAGGCCATCAGCACCATCCAGCAGACAGCGTTGCTGGAATTCGTCGATTTTTCCGGCATTACTTCACCGCAGCAGTACGTTGGACGGCATATCCTCACGACAGAGCAAGTCCGGTTGCAGGATTTGCGCGGTGATGAGGCTATAGACGACGGTATCGAGCGTTTGCCGAACCCTGGCACGAATGGCCCATTCGAGACAGTCATGACGGGTGCAGGCTTGCAGGCTGCCAGTGCGCAGTATGGTGCATTGAGCCAGACCAGTGCTGCATCGTGGTTCATTAATTTCGAGATTGATCCAGATTATCAGCAGACGTTTGGTACGTTTACGGGCAATAATGTTGGCCAGCCAATGGCCATTGTGCTTGATGGCGTTGTCATCAGTGCACCCGTGATCCAGGCTCAACTGACATCGGGTGGTGTGATTACGGGCGATTTCACTGAGGAAGAAGCGACACAGTTAGCCTTGCAACTGCGCTCTGGTGCGTTGCCGATCCCACTATCTGTTGAAAGTGCGGAAGAAGTCGGCGCGACACTTGGACAGGAATCTGTGAATCTCAGTGTTCGCGCGGGTGTGATCGGTGTCGTCATCGTTCTAGCATTTATGTTGATTTATTATCGTGTGCCGGGTATCGCTGCTGATCTCGCTTTGATTGTATACATTCTCCTCAACCTGGCGCTCTTCAAATTAATACCCGTCACGCTGACGCTCCCGGCTATTACCGGCCTGCTGATTGGTATCGGTACGGCAGTGGATGGCAATATCCTCATCTTTGAGCGCATTAAAGAAGAAATCCGCGACGGTAAGCGGCTGGATGAAGCTCTGGACTCCGGCTTTGCACGTGCATGGTCTTCTATCCGAGATTCCAACCTCTCCACCATTATCATCTGTGTGGTGTTGTTCTTCTTTGGGCAGACGCCTGGTGCAAGCGTGGTTTCTGGCTTTGCTGTGACCCTGGCCCTTGGCCTGGTCGTGAACTTGTTTACAGCAGTGCTGGTCACACGGACTTTCTTATATGTCATCGTAGGGTTATTCCACAATGCGGTGTCTGATCGCAAATGGTTAGTTGGCGCATAAGCGCAGCAGAACGAAGGGTGCATAAAACACAATGTTTAACTTAGTCGAAAAACGCCGCCTGTGGTTCTTTATCTCGGCGTGTGTGATTGTGCCAGGTCTGCTGGTGATGATTTACTCAACGATTACCACTGGCGCGCCATTCCGCCTGAGCATTGATTTTGAGGGCGGCAGCATTTATGACCTGACCTTCACAGAGCCGGGCGTTACAGAAGATTCCATTCGTGATGTCTTCGCCTCCGTAGGTGATGACAATGTGATTATTCAACGGTTGGGCGGCGAAGAGAGCCTTCGCTGGTCTGTCCGTGGGTCTTACCAGGAAACAGAAACTGTTGAAGAAATTGTTGCTGGCCTGGATGCCATCGCGCCATTTGATCGCGACAGCTTCCAGCAGCAGTCTGTTTCTGCGACGATTGGGCAGGAAGTAACGCGTGCAGCTTTAGCTGCCGTGGCTGTCGGCGCGCTAATTATCGCCGGATTTATCGTCGTTGCTTTCCGGCAGGTGCCAAATGCTTTCCGTTATGGTGTCTGTGCGATTCTCGCTATGCTGCACGATATCCTTGTGGTGATGGGCGTACAGTCCTTAATGGGTTTGTTGCTCGGTTGGGAAGTCGATGCTTTGTTCCTCACGGCTGTGCTGACGGTTGTTGGCTTCTCCGTACAGGACTCTATTGTCGTCTTCGACCGTATCCGTGAGAATATTCCGGAACACCTCGGCGAGCCTTATGAAACCATCGTCAATCGCAGCCTCTGGGAGACGATTCACCGTTCGCTGGCAACACAGCTCAATGCCTTCTTCATCATGATCGCGATCTTGTTGTTCGGTGGCGAGACGATCAAACAGTTTATCTTCATTCTGTTTATCGGCTTGCTATCGGGTAGCTATTCATCGCTGTTTACGGCTGTGCCGCTGCTGGTATCCTGGCAGAAGGGGGAACTGCCGTTTGTGGGTGGTCGTAACCGGGAACTGGCGGAATCTACAGCCAGCTAGAAATAGAATAGCAACACAAATTAAAAGTTAGATTATGAGGGGCAGGGTGAAGCTAAATGTGGAGCCCTGGCCCTCTTCACTTTTCAGCCAGATGCGCCCGCTGTGTGCTTCTACAATGCCTTTGCAAATCGTAAGCCCCAGGCCTGTGCCCCGTTCGAGCTTTTCCGTGTTGGGCACGCGGAAGAACTTCTGGAACATATGCTTCTGGTGTTCGCGCGGAATACCATAGCCTGTATCCGTCACATCAATCTGGGCGAAGTCCTCTTCGCTATCAAGATCATGAATGGCATGCGCAGCGACGATAATTTGCCCGCCAGGGCGATTGTATTTGGCTGCATTGGATAGCAAGTTGATGAGGACTTGTTTGATCTTGCCCCGATCTGCTTCTACAACATAATCATTTGGCTCGATCACCACATCAATTTGTTTATCTGCCGCATGCTGATGGATGATCTGTACACTCTCTGTCAGGAGCTTGTACAAAGGGAATGCGGCGATTTCCAGTTGAACACGGCCTGATTCCAGCCGGGCAACATTTAGGAAATCATCTGTCAGCCCGATGAGGCGGTCTGTTTCAAAGCGCATGGTCTCGACGATGTCGTCATGCTTCTCTTCGGGTAAATCTGGGCGTAGCAAGAGCGTTGTACTGGCTTTGAGCGCCACAAGCGGGTTACGCAGTTCATGCACGAGTTCTGCGATGAAATCACTTTGCTGGAATAAGCGTGCATTTTCAATGGCGACGGCTGCCTGGGATGCAAGTGTGCGTAGCATGCTGATGTCATCATCAGTAAAGCGCTGGTTATCCTCTTTGTTGACGGCCTGTACCACGCCAAGGATGCGTTGGGGCGTTTTCATCGGTACGCCGAGTAAGTTACGTGTATGGAAGCTGAGCCTATCGTCAACACCCTGATAATGATTGGGGTCAGCAGAGGCATTCTCTATGACGCGCGGTTCTCCATGGGTGAAGATCCAGCCAGCAATACTACCTTCTAGCGGGATGCTCATCTCGTCCATTTCGTGTGGTTTGATATTGCTGGACATTGCAAAGCGGAGTTTGCCTGTTGAATCGTCCATCAGGATGATGGCGGCGGCTTCTGTATGAATCAACTCATTGGCGGCAACGACGATTTTACGCAGGAGGGTTTGTAAATCGTATGTGGTGCCGAGCTGCTGGCTGATGTCGATGATGCGCCGATAATTTTCCAGCACATCCTTATCGGATTGCGTGGCCGGACGATTGGCAGTCTCTTGCGTCACAGGTTAATTCTCCACCTGTTCTACGATGGCGGGCAGCACTTCGGCGACATCCCCGCGGATGAGGACATCTGCAATACGGTCGAAATCGGTTTTGTGTAAGTTTATCATGACGACTTTAGCACCGCTTCTTTTTGCTAACAATGGCAAATCGCTTGCTGGTGCAACTTCTAGCGAAGACCCAATGATGAGCAGCAGGTCACACCGCCGGATGGCATTCTTCGCATGTTGTAGTGCTTCATAAGGCAACTGCTCGCCGAACAGGATTACATTTGGCTTGAGCACGCCCTGACGATGACAATCACAGCGTGGTAGGTCGCCTGTTTTAATAAAGCGATCCATTATTTCTTTGCCAGGATAAACCTTATAGCATTCTACACACGTGGCTTCTCGCAAGTGACCATGCAGCTCATAAATTCGGCTGTTCCCGGCTTCGCTGTGCAGCATATCGATATTTTGTGTGATGATGCTATCCAGCTTACCTAATGCTTCCAGGTGCCATAGGGCAAAGTGGGCTGCGTTCGGTTTTGCGTTGCGCATGAGTTTTGCTAGAGGGCGCATCCACCGATAGAACGCCTGTGGATCCCGCCGGAAGCCGAAAATGGATGCAACCGTCATTGGATCTTCATTTTCCCAGATGCCTGATTCCGGGCTCCGGAAATCCGGGATGCCAGATGGCGTGCTGATACCTGCGCCTGTAAACGCAACAATACGCGATGCATGATTGAATAATTTGGCTGCCTCCTCAATTTCAGGGGCAGCAGAAGATCGTGCATACATGAAGAAACACTATTTCAACAAGTTGTCATATGTGCGCCATACTGTAGCATTCGCAGAGATTACATGGTAGGACGAATTCTTGTTTTGATTTCTTCCGCCAGCTTGGTGTATTGTCCACCGATAACAGAACCCGGTTGCAACATAACGGCGGGCGTCTGGTTTTCAATAGCCTGGAAGGATAACTCCGGTGCTGCTGAAATGATCGCGCGCACTTCCCGGCCTAATTGGCTCTCAATTTCATGCCAGGGCGTTTGTATGCTGGATTGGCTGCGGTTCAGCACGGCGATGCTGATGCGCTCTCTATCTGCATGGCTTTCGATATGCTTGAGTAATTCCTGCGCCATTGTGATGGTGATGGGATTTGGCTCTACGATCACGATAATTTCGTCTAACTCGCTTAGCAGGGCGGATGTCGTAGGGGTAATGCCTGGGCCCAGATC
The Phototrophicus methaneseepsis DNA segment above includes these coding regions:
- the secD gene encoding protein translocase subunit SecD, whose product is MSQHLRWLVFIFVLAIFCLYVALPAETKGVTPDDPICEEWKRDETTFTGDVRCTENIVLDLQNDNQPEFQLNVTQSLGLDLVGGLRVLLEADLPPDAFSAEDLAETANNVDRRVNALGLTEATIQVQGANRILVELPGVHDREQAISTIQQTALLEFVDFSGITSPQQYVGRHILTTEQVRLQDLRGDEAIDDGIERLPNPGTNGPFETVMTGAGLQAASAQYGALSQTSAASWFINFEIDPDYQQTFGTFTGNNVGQPMAIVLDGVVISAPVIQAQLTSGGVITGDFTEEEATQLALQLRSGALPIPLSVESAEEVGATLGQESVNLSVRAGVIGVVIVLAFMLIYYRVPGIAADLALIVYILLNLALFKLIPVTLTLPAITGLLIGIGTAVDGNILIFERIKEEIRDGKRLDEALDSGFARAWSSIRDSNLSTIIICVVLFFFGQTPGASVVSGFAVTLALGLVVNLFTAVLVTRTFLYVIVGLFHNAVSDRKWLVGA
- a CDS encoding SIR2 family NAD-dependent protein deacylase, which encodes MYARSSAAPEIEEAAKLFNHASRIVAFTGAGISTPSGIPDFRSPESGIWENEDPMTVASIFGFRRDPQAFYRWMRPLAKLMRNAKPNAAHFALWHLEALGKLDSIITQNIDMLHSEAGNSRIYELHGHLREATCVECYKVYPGKEIMDRFIKTGDLPRCDCHRQGVLKPNVILFGEQLPYEALQHAKNAIRRCDLLLIIGSSLEVAPASDLPLLAKRSGAKVVMINLHKTDFDRIADVLIRGDVAEVLPAIVEQVEN
- a CDS encoding SPFH domain-containing protein, which codes for MRIIDVIDHTNVMDDEFTYREPQRGSGDWRFGSQVIVGESQVAVFVRGGEALDALSTGRHTLSVANIPILAGLIGLATSGRTPFTADLYFINLKDMPQIGWGTNPPIPLETPGKGMGAVLLSTHGTMNISISDPMRFLKKFGIGKPITRVGDLKNALQTKLLGELTVLLMGSGVQSVPEANGFLSDVEGATLSALSQQFEDELGIQLKSLDANPFQAKQASPDELMNYVSLENYERIKRLQIAETAAGNEGLAGGLAGAGVGFGVGQNIGAALNPDAAQQQAMQQQQMMMQQQMMMQKMMEMMGNQGGNTAPAAPAATGSAPQTKAEIQAAIDQLDIRLMNGEISEAAYTRLLEKWQARLNEM
- a CDS encoding glycosyltransferase family 39 protein produces the protein MLRRYNSHIILVAIILLGFALRVYRLDALPFRGDEAFTVQNWVIQPLSSALINIEIDDPDATTDRNIEPPLVVNDPHPPLAYTLYHVWGAFVGLSELAIRMLPVLANTVGIAAMYALGKRIWGKRVGLLAALLWAIHPFEIWHAQDARNYGIWPAMSVTAIWLAVRALTINRPRDWVLYVIAGLIAIYTYYLEMFILAALNVYVLVTYIRERGTLKRWIISQAIIWGTFALWLLYFLNILRQSKMYSGTAGGFSLETLLTLFLPSLSFGQTLPADFMSGIAPILLVILILCMVYIARKNRRVAIFLGALIVVPVIAISIVSSFLPVYAPRYILGIVPAILLLITITSTELMTTKPTRWLGGLLISVWVALSLVSLNNHFHDATFYKVDEWRSVATYLDHMTQSDDLIIQTTSDAGFGYYYQQTGNPTDEMGLPFNKEHETSAIEAILAEGLATYDRYWIVARTNPEWPNRNVIENWLNTHMQRALVAAPGGIDVQLYLPWDVAPDEVPDGPSAQFEETALVHGARIFPPDSNQTITVWVYWEALQSTETPLKGFVHLVGDVNPATGGPLWAQDDQEPQDGGAATTTWQPGQIYRDIYTIDIANIPAGDYELLLGLYEQENGIRLTADAGGDALSLGTITLP
- the secF gene encoding protein translocase subunit SecF, with translation MFNLVEKRRLWFFISACVIVPGLLVMIYSTITTGAPFRLSIDFEGGSIYDLTFTEPGVTEDSIRDVFASVGDDNVIIQRLGGEESLRWSVRGSYQETETVEEIVAGLDAIAPFDRDSFQQQSVSATIGQEVTRAALAAVAVGALIIAGFIVVAFRQVPNAFRYGVCAILAMLHDILVVMGVQSLMGLLLGWEVDALFLTAVLTVVGFSVQDSIVVFDRIRENIPEHLGEPYETIVNRSLWETIHRSLATQLNAFFIMIAILLFGGETIKQFIFILFIGLLSGSYSSLFTAVPLLVSWQKGELPFVGGRNRELAESTAS
- a CDS encoding CARDB domain-containing protein, yielding MRPRVYPITITLSLLVFFMGLLPVQAGDITLTNNSGDGNSSWFIEGESTLIINGFDLNSRGITLPVTLDAISIGVEQFAGGTVDAVVYADSDGGSPSNATLLSRQSVQISGTGTVRVALPDPVTVNAPVVWVGFYLPTGFHFFGDNSGSSVLTYWGWTPGTTFDLSNLSSAQVFGPGDGSSPVNISMGGVARITAEVTQGEGTVAAPGTTNADGTVPVVPVSARDVPIGVQMVSQESVDTSVLTRYGYCGELLFYDTEDIRVTGEGRFELHCRADVGAFSPGTITNFDEVPEDVPSYNRRGVLYDIFGTGNFLSGSSSEELVVPVTHCIRPEQADLNSAIIGIAYGAPREWRLLPSVRYGELVCAEMTHQGFISYFVPRSGDEATLNANLYISGTPRLLDGEGNRSDKILCKFTYRLQYSVHNEGFEETPLTTMRVQDFHIRTGTTIFTREFDLPPIPPGETLTVNITNFRAPSAYVNESHRMVFTIDPYNTVSEANETDNDAAIDYLLDYSTQCK
- a CDS encoding nuclease-related domain-containing protein, whose amino-acid sequence is MRIVTNKRLAKRNRQVAFWLMMGTLAVLVGSFLLLLQGPSQDDPAVSGILLILQVLILPVAFILTLVSVHMTNLWAREPRPEDAIENGLKGLSNKSILYNYYHFPARHVLICPQGIFAMATRWHEGSYTVKDDNWKTNQNILSRLGSILRADGIGNPTMDAQRAAAKVQKQLAKIAPEAEVTPIIVFINSQAEVTLEGSSIPVLYADPKSKPSLKDYLRDINRDHAGSGKQNSMPLTDEQIEAFEQATI
- a CDS encoding ATP-binding protein; protein product: MTQETANRPATQSDKDVLENYRRIIDISQQLGTTYDLQTLLRKIVVAANELIHTEAAAIILMDDSTGKLRFAMSSNIKPHEMDEMSIPLEGSIAGWIFTHGEPRVIENASADPNHYQGVDDRLSFHTRNLLGVPMKTPQRILGVVQAVNKEDNQRFTDDDISMLRTLASQAAVAIENARLFQQSDFIAELVHELRNPLVALKASTTLLLRPDLPEEKHDDIVETMRFETDRLIGLTDDFLNVARLESGRVQLEIAAFPLYKLLTESVQIIHQHAADKQIDVVIEPNDYVVEADRGKIKQVLINLLSNAAKYNRPGGQIIVAAHAIHDLDSEEDFAQIDVTDTGYGIPREHQKHMFQKFFRVPNTEKLERGTGLGLTICKGIVEAHSGRIWLKSEEGQGSTFSFTLPLII
- the yajC gene encoding preprotein translocase subunit YajC; translation: MGSEFLLVAFLLLAGMGVYWTMVLFPRQRDFQRRQDMARSLSEGDEVITGGGLVGRVKRIDSEHGVAYVEVAEGLEVRVLTAALVDRYDPEEVARNIRLAKGEDENAVPRQTV
- the tnpA gene encoding IS200/IS605 family transposase, which encodes MSKSLAHTKWMCKYHIVFTPKYRRKVIYNQYKASIVEILKDLCKWKGVEIIEGNARIDHIHLLVSIPPKYSVSVIMGYLKGKSATMIFDRHANLKYKFGNRHFWARGYYVSTVGLNEATIAKYVREQEKHDQMMDRISTKEHDDPFRG